One part of the Alosa alosa isolate M-15738 ecotype Scorff River chromosome 4, AALO_Geno_1.1, whole genome shotgun sequence genome encodes these proteins:
- the LOC125293472 gene encoding RING finger protein 223 — translation MDYIPKVWHSQVVPLEHELEWGSGVGQPECSICYNTYDNVFKTPKLLACTHTFCLECLSRLMAASEADQVDGRISCPFCRHLTPIPERGPPALTTSMEVLSKLPSHQQREEAVWLEDGRLCYKRPLDSSSSSTDSGFCICIDIAAASSKQEPPVQTQTHRFGLLERMTEWKRLLLFVVLMVLLVVIVLWPLQCIVTTGSLRCQMRTAGHMTTTTTTSPSTAHL, via the coding sequence ATGGACTACATCCCCAAGGTGTGGCACTCGCAGGTGGTGCCCCTGGAGCACGAGCTGGAGTGGGGGTCCGGTGTGGGCCAGCCAGAGTGCTCCATCTGCTACAACACCTACGACAACGTCTTCAAGACGCCCAAGTTGCTGGCCTGCACGCACACCTTCTGCCTGGAGTGCCTGTCACGCCTCATGGCCGCCTCGGAGGCCGACCAAGTCGACGGACGCATCTCCTGCCCCTTCTGCCGCCACCTGACGCCCATCCCGGAGCGCGGCCCACCGGCGCTGACCACCAGCATGGAGGTGCTCAGCAAGCTGCCCAGCCACCAGCAGCGCGAGGAGGCTGTGTGGCTGGAGGACGGCCGTCTGTGCTACAAGCGCCCGCTGGACTCGTCCTCTTCGTCCACCGACTCGGGCTTCTGCATCTGCATCGACATCGCCGCGGCCAGCAGCAAGCAGGAGCCTCCTGTCCAGACGCAGACACACCGCTTCGGCCTCCTGGAGCGCATGACCGAATGGAAGCGACTGCTGCTCTTTGTGGTGCTcatggtgctgctggtggtcaTCGTGCTCTGGCCGCTGCAGTGTATTGTCACCACCGGCTCCCTGCGCTGCCAGATGCGGACCGCCGGTCAcatgaccaccaccaccaccacctccccctccaccgCCCATCTTTAA